Part of the Pedobacter roseus genome is shown below.
CTTTGGGTGAACAAAGTGTAAATTCGTTAAACACCTCATCATGCCCGGTGGTGGCAATAAGGGTTTCTACCCATCGGTAAGGCTGCCCGGAAATTTTCCATCTTGCACAGATCTGTATGGCCAGAAGCCCATGGCCGCGTTGGGTGATGATTTCCCAACCGCTATTGCAATAGTTAACAATCACAATCTTTCCTCTCTCCTAAATTCCACGGTATATAAATATTGGTTATCCTATACTTATATTATACTGCTGCACGCATTGCGGCCCGACCCGACATTATTTTTTCGATCAGGCCGCGCAAACGGCCCCGATAGTCGCTCCCCAGCCACTTCATATAATTTTTGGTCACCGTACCCAGGCATTTGCCATATTGTTTGATCCTCCAGTCGATCTCTTTATCGAGTTCCCGGGATAATTCGAGAGCCATACTTACCGTGTCCGCATTATCGGCACACATGAGTGCATGTTGCCTAATGGAACTTCGCAGCACCGTTCTTGCTTTTTCTCCTTTCTCCATAGCCGTTTGATAAGCTGCAAGCACATCAAAGAAAATACCCACACTGTTGGGAAACCTGGTTCTCATTTCTGCAGGCATCTGATGGATATCATCACTGCTTTTCGCAAGGATATGGTGATAAATTTCAGGGTTTTCAAATATATGTTGCCAGTCTATTGGCGCATCCCATTCTCCAAACCTTTCTGCATTGTTGCCCAGGTCTAAAATGCTGAATGTTTTTTTACCGGGCAAACGCCTTGCTCCCCTGCCGATCATCTGGTGGTAAAGCGTAACCGAGGTTGTTGCACGGTTAAGGATAACCGATTGTACCGATGGTTCATCAAAACCGGTCGTTAGAATGGAAACCGAGGTAAGTATGGCTCCTTTTGTTTTTTTAAACCACTTTAATATCTCAATTCTTTCCGCACTGTCTGTCTGGTTATCCAGATGCCGGATGGGATAACCAGCCTCCTGGAAAACTTCCAATACTTTTCGGGAGGTAAATATCCCGTTATTGAAAATCAATGTCTTTTTCCCCAGAGAATGTTCCCTATAGGCATGAACCAGAAGATCGAGCATCACTTTGGATGAGTAAAGCTCATCAGAACTGCTCACTGTAAAATCGCCATGGATGCCCCTGTTTAAGGTATTAAGTTCCACTTCATAACCAAAACTCTTTGGTTTTGCTAAAAAACCATGTTCGATCAGCGAGCTTACCGGCTCTCCAAGCACCAGCTCATCATAGAAGTTTTTCATGGGTCTGGATACATCTGCCGAAAAGGGGGTTGCCGTTACACCGATTACGCCGGCACCGGGAAATTTCTTTAGCAGTTTATGAAAAGAATTGTGATGGGCTTCATCCACAATCACAAGACCCACTCCTTTGGTATCGATAAGGCCATCATCGATCCTGTGCTTAAGGGTTTCGACCATTGCCACATAACAGTGATAACAATCTTTTTTAGGAATTCTTTTAACCGTACTGCCCACAACTTTATTAATAACGCCTGTATTTTTAAGCGCCAGCGAAGTCTGCCGGCACAGCTCCTGCCTATGGGTAAGAACGATGACCTTCTTTCCATATTTTTTGATAAAGCGGTCAGCAATTTCGGAAAAAATAACTGTTTTACCGCCACCTGTAGGTAACTGATAGAGAATACGCAGTTGGTCAGTCCCACTTTGCATTTTTTCAAAGAGGGTTTCAATAGCAAGCTGCTGATAGGGATATAATTTTTTCGCTGGACTTTGCGCAGCCGAAGGGGATGAAATCTGCATGGTATTAAAACCATGGACACAAGCTGAAAGTTTTGAAACAAAGCGGGATCATAAAAATCTTTGCGTGTATAAATTACAGCCGGATCACAGCAGCAACGAAATTGTAAAGCTATGATTCCCTAAAAGATTGCCTGTTACCGCAGTTTTCTAAAACTATCCGTCAAAAAAAGACTATTGAACAAGAAATTCAGCTAAAATAGCTTGGGCAATAAACTATGGCATTGCCCTAACTGCTTTGTCGAAGGAGAATACAAGATGCTTTTGGTCTATTTTTGATAAAGGAATTTCATGTGTATCTTTTCCCTCACCTGTGGTAAAATAAACTTCAGAAGTTGCTGTCTCACCTTTGCTAAGCCCATCTTCAAACAGGGCGATTCCGAATAAGGTGGTGTCTGCTGTGGAAGAAGCAGTTATACTTACTGTCCCCAGATCGTAACTGCCATTATTTTTCAAGGTGACCGTTCCGTTTTTATAGGAATAAGACAGTCCTCTCACCGTCGCAAGATAAGTTTTGTTTTTGCTGGTAACGGGCTTATAGATTTGCGCCTGTACCGAATACGCGATAAAAAATAATAAGAAAGCTATCCCGATCTTTTTCATGTGTTTTTTTTATAAAAATAATCCAAAAGAAAATTATTTCAAAGTATAGCAGGTATCATTAATCTTAGCTACGCTTATTACTGTTGATTTTAAGCATTTTCTTATTCTCCAGGTTCCTGATTGTGGCTGAGGCATTGTTTTTAAAGCTGGCAGTATCCGAACTTAATTTTACTATCAGATCACTCAAACCATTGATATGGACATTTTTGGGAATGACTTTAGTGAAGAATTAGGAAAGACCTGGCAAAGATTGCTAAGCCCAAAGATGCTTACCCTATCATGTAAGAAGTGACCTATCGGAAAAGTTAAAATGAAGAATCTACAGGCTAAAAAGGACTTTGGAGTAATCTGAATTTCATATACTAGCATAGCCCTCCTGGATTAATTTTAAATAATCATGTTTATCAGATATGATGAGAGAAAAGAAGCTGGCTCCGGTCAAATACTTATCGGCATTAATGTCTCAAAAGCCACTTTCAATTATTGTGTAAAATCCGGCAGCAGAAAGGTGATAAACGGCAAGGCAGCCAAAAACAACGAATCGATCAAAGATTTTTTTTTAGGTATAAAAGAAATCCCGGTCTTCAAAACCAGATTTGCCGTCTTTGGAATGGAAAACACTGGCATCTGTGGAAACTACTCATCGGTACCCTATCAAAACTGAGAGCCAAAATTGTATTGGAACCTGCCCTACTCATCAAAAACTCCTTAGGTCTCATCAGGAAAAAAAACGATAAACTGGACGCTACGCGGATAGCACGGTACCTTGTCAAAAACCTCACAGGGCTCAAACTATGGGTGCCGCGCCGCAAAATCATCGACCAGCTCAGCAGTATTTCAACCCTAATGGAAAGAATGGTCAAGGTCATGACGATTATGCAAACGCTATTGGATGAGGTTAATGGCTTTATCGACCACGCGGTATCCGAGGAAAATCTTATGCTCTGCTGCCCTTTGCTATCAAAGGTTGTCCAGCCCTTATCGGACGAAAATTGATGGATAAAATATCTTATATTGAATCTTCAATGAATGTTTGATAAGAGCAATCCCGCAGCCACATTATTAAGCTGATGTTGGGAGAAAATGGCCTTTGTTCATACGCTTTCGGCCGTCTTTAATTAAACGAATGTCTGAATTCCAAAGGCGAAACATTTGTCTTGGTTTTGAAAAGCTTGCTAAACGATTGTGAATGCTCAAAGCCCAGTTCATAAGCAATTTCCGAAACGGAAAGATTTGTAGTTGATAATTTTTCTTTGGCTTTTTCTATGATCACGTTCTGAATATACTGTTGCGTGTTTAACCCTGTCAATGAACTCAACATGTCACTCAGATAGCGCTGCGATAGCTTTAATTCTGTACTGATATATTTTACGGATGGTAAGCCGTTTTTCAGAGTATTCTCTTCTTCGAAATAGTCGTCTAAAAGTTTGTCCAAAGATGTTATGATATCGTGATTAATTGCTTTTCTTGTAATGAATTGCCTGTTGTAAAAACGATTACTGTAATTCAGTAACAATTCTAGCTGTGACACCAAAACATCCTGACTGAAATGGTCAATATTGCTGCTTAATTCATTCGCTATTGTAGCAAATAAATTGGCTATAATTTCTTTTTCCTTTGCTGATAAAAACAAGGCTTCTGAAACATCATAAGAAAAAAAGCCATATTGATTTATTGTTTTTCCCAATGGATAAGTCCGGATAAAATCCGGATGAAAATACAAAGCAATTCCTTCGTAGCTTTCTGTTTCTTTGGGCGAAAAAACGATTTGTTTTGGCTTCAAAAACGCTAATCCACCTTCTTCAAAATCGTAGTAACCCTGTCCGTATTTTATGTGTCCTGTGAATGTTGGTTTAAAGGAAATTTTGTAAAAATCAAGGCTTATTTTTTGTCCTTTTGGAAACGTTTCAATCGGAACATGATTATAATCAACTAGTGTAATCAACGGGTGGGGCGGCGCAGGAAGCCTCAATACCCGAGCAAGTTGCGATATACTTTTAATGTGATTGATGTTGGATTGTTGTTGCATTTTTCGTCTACGAATTTAATCAATTTTGTTTTGACGGGCGAATAACAACATCTCCAATTTCAACATCCACAGGTTGACTTATTGCATAAATTACAGCATTGGCAATGGCTATGGGATCTATAGCTATCTGTTCCACTCCCTGTTGAACAGCTGTTTTCATTTCCTGGTTTTTGATATTATTCGCAAAATCTGTTCTCACAAATCCCGGCGAGATACCTGTAATGCGTATATTTCCATCTGACTCCTGACGGAACGCTTCTGCAATAGTGCGGATGGCATTTTTAGTTCCCGCATAAACGCCCTGCATCGGGACAATTTTTATTCCTGAAGTTGAGATGATATTGACAATATGTCCCGCCTGTTGTTGTTTGAAAACAGGAATCGCGGCCGCCATCCCATACAGAACTCCTTTGAGGTTAATATCGATCATTTCTTCCCAACTGTCAATATCCAACTCATCAATCCGGGCTAATTGGCTGACACCTGCATTGTTTACAATGACATCTAATTTTCCGTACTGCTCAACTGCAGTATTGACCAACCTGACCAGATCAGCTTTATGCTTTACATCAATTTGAGCACAGGTGGCTTCACCATCTGTGCTTTTAATTTCGTCAATTATTTGCAGTAACTGTTCTGTACGCCTTGCACCTAAGACAACCTTTGCACCATTTTTTGCTAATTCTATTGCAATGGCTTTACCCATTCCGCTGCTTGCGCCTGTAATAGCGACTACTTTTCCTTTAATATTTTGCATTGCTGTTAGTCTTTATTTGTCTATCTGTTTTTCTAAAAATTCAGGATATCGGTCGCCTACAAGTGTAATCCCACTTACTGTGGTGTCAATTTTTGCAAGTTCATCAGCGGTCAACATAACATTTGTACTGCCAATGTTTTCCTCTAAACGATGCAATTTCGTAGTGCCAGGGATTGGCGCTATCCAGGGCCTCTGAGCTAAAAGCCAGGCCAATGCCAATTGTCCGGTCGTCACATTTTTTTGTTGGGCAATCTCAGAAAGTGCATCAACCAAAACCATATTAGCCTTTATATTTTCTTCAGTGAAGCGGGGAATAATATTTCTGCGGTCGATATCTTCCAGTTTTTTGTTGATGATGCCTGTGAGGAAGCCTTTGCCTAAAGGACTGAAGGGAACAAAACCAATTCCTAATTCTTCTAATGTAGGTATGATTTCTTCTTCAGGATCTCGCCAGAACAGAGAATATTCGCTTTGTAATGCTGATACAGGTTGAACTGAATGTGCTTTTCGGATCGTTTTGGCACTTGCTTCCGATAGACCGAAATATTTTACCTTGCCCTCCTTTATCAGGTCTTTTACTGTTCCCGCAACATCTTCTATCGGAACATTAGGGTCAACTCTATGCTGATAAAGCAGATCGATGTAATCTGTTTTTAATCTTTTCAAAGATGCTTCGGTTACTGCTCTGATCGTTTCAGGTCTGCTGTCCAGACCTACTGCCGGTCTGGCATCTTTACAACCAAATTTTGTAGCGATCACTACATCTTTTCTGTAAGGCTGTAATGCCTCACCAACGATTTCTTCGTTGGTATAAGGTCCGTAAGCTTCCGCAGTATCAAAAAATGTAATACCTCTTTCAACTGCATTGCAAAGTAACTTGATGGACTCTTTGTTATTAAGACCTTTGCCATCCAGAAAGTTTAAACCCATACAGCCAAAGCCTAATGCGGAAACCTCCAATCCACTATTTCCTAATTTTCTTTTTTGCATACCCTTTTTTTATCTCTAAGACTAAATAAACTTCAAGTACAAAACTCCTGATTGTCGTTCTATAAAAAGTAGCTTAATTGGTATTTATTGTAGTCAGATTTCCAAACGTCTTAACGGATGGCAAAACCTACAGAAAATAATTTTTGACGCACTCACCCTCTAATATAGTCGATCATACACTTCCCTAGACACTATATTAGTTTCGATCTTTGTATAAAGGTCAATTTAGTTGAGCGAATCTTTGAACAAAAAAATCAATAAAAAAGAATATCTATAAATATCATTATCAACTTATCATCCAATGAAAAATAATATCAATCCGGCATTACAAGCGTTAAAGC
Proteins encoded:
- a CDS encoding DUF3891 family protein yields the protein MIVNYCNSGWEIITQRGHGLLAIQICARWKISGQPYRWVETLIATTGHDEVFNEFTLCSPKG
- a CDS encoding DEAD/DEAH box helicase, with the translated sequence MQISSPSAAQSPAKKLYPYQQLAIETLFEKMQSGTDQLRILYQLPTGGGKTVIFSEIADRFIKKYGKKVIVLTHRQELCRQTSLALKNTGVINKVVGSTVKRIPKKDCYHCYVAMVETLKHRIDDGLIDTKGVGLVIVDEAHHNSFHKLLKKFPGAGVIGVTATPFSADVSRPMKNFYDELVLGEPVSSLIEHGFLAKPKSFGYEVELNTLNRGIHGDFTVSSSDELYSSKVMLDLLVHAYREHSLGKKTLIFNNGIFTSRKVLEVFQEAGYPIRHLDNQTDSAERIEILKWFKKTKGAILTSVSILTTGFDEPSVQSVILNRATTSVTLYHQMIGRGARRLPGKKTFSILDLGNNAERFGEWDAPIDWQHIFENPEIYHHILAKSSDDIHQMPAEMRTRFPNSVGIFFDVLAAYQTAMEKGEKARTVLRSSIRQHALMCADNADTVSMALELSRELDKEIDWRIKQYGKCLGTVTKNYMKWLGSDYRGRLRGLIEKIMSGRAAMRAAV
- a CDS encoding helix-turn-helix domain-containing protein — protein: MQQQSNINHIKSISQLARVLRLPAPPHPLITLVDYNHVPIETFPKGQKISLDFYKISFKPTFTGHIKYGQGYYDFEEGGLAFLKPKQIVFSPKETESYEGIALYFHPDFIRTYPLGKTINQYGFFSYDVSEALFLSAKEKEIIANLFATIANELSSNIDHFSQDVLVSQLELLLNYSNRFYNRQFITRKAINHDIITSLDKLLDDYFEEENTLKNGLPSVKYISTELKLSQRYLSDMLSSLTGLNTQQYIQNVIIEKAKEKLSTTNLSVSEIAYELGFEHSQSFSKLFKTKTNVSPLEFRHSFN
- a CDS encoding SDR family oxidoreductase, translating into MQNIKGKVVAITGASSGMGKAIAIELAKNGAKVVLGARRTEQLLQIIDEIKSTDGEATCAQIDVKHKADLVRLVNTAVEQYGKLDVIVNNAGVSQLARIDELDIDSWEEMIDINLKGVLYGMAAAIPVFKQQQAGHIVNIISTSGIKIVPMQGVYAGTKNAIRTIAEAFRQESDGNIRITGISPGFVRTDFANNIKNQEMKTAVQQGVEQIAIDPIAIANAVIYAISQPVDVEIGDVVIRPSKQN
- a CDS encoding aldo/keto reductase, which produces MQKRKLGNSGLEVSALGFGCMGLNFLDGKGLNNKESIKLLCNAVERGITFFDTAEAYGPYTNEEIVGEALQPYRKDVVIATKFGCKDARPAVGLDSRPETIRAVTEASLKRLKTDYIDLLYQHRVDPNVPIEDVAGTVKDLIKEGKVKYFGLSEASAKTIRKAHSVQPVSALQSEYSLFWRDPEEEIIPTLEELGIGFVPFSPLGKGFLTGIINKKLEDIDRRNIIPRFTEENIKANMVLVDALSEIAQQKNVTTGQLALAWLLAQRPWIAPIPGTTKLHRLEENIGSTNVMLTADELAKIDTTVSGITLVGDRYPEFLEKQIDK